The Streptomyces sp. V3I7 genome segment ATGTACTACATCGCCGCCATCGCGGTCGCCCTCGGCTTCCGGATGAACCTGTTCAACATCGGCGTCGACGGCCAGTACCGGCTCGCCGCCGTGATGACCGCCGTCGTCGGTGCGCACCTCGCGCTGCCGGGCTTCCTCCAGATCCCCGTGCTCCTGCTGGTCGCCATGGCCACCGGCGCCTTCTGGGCCGGCATCGCGGGCGTCCTGAAGATCACCCGCGGCGTCAGCGAGGTCGTCGCGACGATCATGCTCAACGCCATCGCCACCAGCGTCATCGGCTACGTCACCCTCGCCGACGTCTGGGGCGTCCAGGTCGGCAACAACATGACGACCGGCACGATGGCCGAGTCCGGCTGGGTCCCCGGCATCAACCTCGGCTCGGACGTCGGCGAGATCTACGGCCTGGTCTTCCTCGCCGTCCTGCTCGGCGTCGCGTACTGGGTCGTCCTCAACCGCACCCGCTTCGGCTTCGACCTGCGCGCCACCGGCGCCTCCGAGACCGCGGCCCGCGCCTCCGGCGTCAACGCCAAGCGCATGGTGCTCACCGCCATGCTGATCTCCGGCGCGGTCGCCGGGCTCTCCGGCCTGCCGCTGCTGCTCGGCGACACCCACACCTACAGCCTGAGCTTCCCGGCCGGTCTCGGCTTCACCGCCATCGGCATCGCCCTGCTCGGCCGCAACAACCCCGGCGGCATCGCGCTCGCCGCCCTGCTGTGGGCCTTCCTCGACAAGGCCTCGCCCGCCCTCGACTACGCGGTTCCGGAGCCGTACGAGAAGGAGATCGCGACGATCATGCAGGGCCTGATCGTCTTCTCCGTCGTCATCTCGTACGCCGCCGTACGCCAGTGGGGCCTGCGCCGCCAGCAGCGCCGGGTCGGCGCCGAGCTGGCCGCCGCGGCCGCCGCCCCGAACACCAAGAAGGAGGTGGCGGCGGCATGACCACCGCGACCGTCGCGAAGCCGAAGGCGAGCGCCCCCGCCAAGGGCCGCCGCCGCATGTCGCTCCCGGTGCTCCTGCTGATCATCGCGGGCGTCCTGGTGCTCACCTCCGCCGTCCGGCTCATCACCGGCGCCGACGGCATCACCTCCACCGGCCAGATGTCCACCGCCCTGCGCCTCGCCGTGCCGATCGGCCTCGCCGGCCTCGGCGGCCTGTGGTCCGAGCGCGCGGGCATCGTCAACATCGGCCTCGAGGGCATGATGATCCTCGGCACCTGGTTCGGTGCCTGGGCCGGCTACCAGTGGGGCCCCTGGGCCGGTGTCGCGCTCGGCATCATCGGCGGCGCTCTCGGCGCGCTGCTGCACGCCATCGCCACCGTGACCTTCAACGTCAACCACATCGTCTCCGGTGTGGCGCTGAACATCCTGGCGCTCGGCACGACCCGCTACCTGTCGAAGTTCACCTTCGAGAACGTCCCGCAGGGCTCCTCCAAGCAGTCCCCGCCGGTCGACTCGCTCGGCACCTTCGACATCCCCGGCCTGTCCGGCTGGCTGGAGACCCTCAACGAGAAGCACTGGTTCCTCGTCTCCGACCTCGCCGGCCTGATCGGCGGTCTGGTCACCGACCTGTCGCCGCTCACCGTCATCGCCGTCGCCCTGGTCCCGGTCAGCTGGTGGGTGCTGTGGCGCACCGCCTTCGGTCTGCGCCTGCGCTCCTGCGGCGAGAACCCGGTGGCCGCCGAGTCCCTCGGCGTCAACGTCTACAAGTACAAGTACCTCGCGGTGCTCATCTCGGGCGCCTTCGCCGGCCTCGGCGGAGCCTTCCTGTCGATCGTCGCCTCGAACGTGTACCTGGACGGCCAGACCGCCGGCCGCGGCTACATCGGCCTCGCCGCGATGATCTTCGGCAACTGGATGCCGGGCGGACTGGCGCTCGGCGCGGGCCTGTTCGGCTACACCGACAGCCTCAACCTGCGCGGCGGCACCGTGAACGTCCACGCGCTGATCCTGCTGCTCGCGATCCTGCTGGTGTTCGGCGCCGGGTACCTGCTGTGGAAGAAGAAGTACGTCAGTGCCGTGATCACGGTCGGGATCTCGGCGGCGCTCTTCCTCTGGTACCTCGGCACCAACGAGGTCCCGCGCCAGCTGGTCACCGCGACGCCGTACATCGTCACCCTGCTCGTGCTGTCGATGTCCGCGCAGTCGCTGCGGATGCCGAAGGCGGACGGCCTGCCGTACCGGAAGGGACAGGGCAAGTGACCACCCCAGCCGCCGGATTCGACTGGGAGACGCTGCGCGCCGTGGCGCGGGACGCCATGTCCCACGCCTACGCGCCCTACTCCGGCTACCCGGTCGGCGCCGCGGCCCTCGTCGAGGACGGGCGCACGGTCGGCGGCTGCAACGTCGAGAACGCCTCGTACGGACTCGGCCTGTGCGCCGAGTGCGGCCTCGTCTCCGAGCTCCAGCGCACCGGAGGCGGTCGGCTCACGCACTTCACCTGCGTCGACGGAACGGGCGCCCTGCTCGTGCCGTGCGGCCGGTGCCGCCAGCTGCTCTACGAGTTCGGCGGGCCGGACCTGCTCCTCGACACCCCGGCGGGCATCATGCCCCTGTCGGAGATGCTCCCCCAGGCCTTCGGCCCGGAGCATCTCACCAAGTAACGCCCTGCGGCCCCTGCGGCCCGCTCACCGAGCGGATCGCAGGGGCCGCGGTTTCTCGATCCCCGGAAGGAAACGCCAGCCATGGCCATGGACGCCATCTCCGTCATCCGCACCAAGCGCGACCGCGGTGAACTCGGCGACGACCAGATCGACTGGGTCATCGACGCGTACACGCGCGGCGAGGTCGCCGACGAGCAGATGTCCGCGCTCGCGATGGCCATCCTGCTCAACGGCATGAACCGCCGTGAGATCGCCCGCTGGACCGCCGCGATGATCGCCTCCGGCGAGCGCATGGACTTCTCCTCGCTCTCCCGCCCCACCGCCGACAAGCACTCCACGGGCGGCGTCGGCGACAAGATCACCCTCCCGCTCGCCCCGCTCGTCGCCGCGTGCGGCGCGGCCGTCCCCCAGCTCTCCGGCCGGGGCCTCGGCCACACCGGCGGCACCCTCGACAAGCTGGAGTCCATCCCCGGCTGGCGCGCGCTGCTGTCCAACGAGGAGATGCTGGACGTCCTCGACACCGTCGGCGCGGTCATCTGCGCCGCGGGCGACGGCCTCGCCCCGGCCGACAAGAAGCTGTACGCGCTGCGCGACGTCACCGGCACCGTCGAGGCCATCCCGCTGATCGCCTCCTCGATCATGTCCAAGAAGATCGCCGAGGGCACCGGCTCCCTCGTCCTGGACGTGAAGGTCGGCTCCGGCGCCTTCATGAAGAACCTGGACGACGCCCGCGAACTCGCCTCCACCATGGTCGGCCTCGGCACCGACCACGGCGTGAAGACGGTCGCCCTGCTCACCGACATGGCGACCCCGCTCGGCCTCACCGCGGGCAACGCGCTGGAGGTCCGCGAGTCGGTCGAGGTCCTCGCCGGCGGCGGCCCCGCCGACGTCGTCGAGCTGACCCTGGCCCTCGCCCGCGAGATGCTCGACGCCGCCGGCATCAAGGACGCCGACCCGGCCAAGGCCCTCGCCGACGGCTCCGCCATGGACGTCTGGCGCCGGATGATCGCGGCCCAGGGCGGCGACCCCGACGCCGCGCTGCCCACCTCCAAGGAGCAGCACGTGGTCACCGCCGCCTCGTCCGGCGTCCTGACCCGCCTCGACGCCTACGACATCGGCCTCGGCGCCTGGCGCCTGGGCGCCGGCCGCGCCCGCAAGGAGGACCCGGTGCAGGCGGGTGCGGGCATCGAGATGCACGCCAAGCCCGGCGACACCGTCACCGCCGGCCAGCCGCTGCTCACCCTGCACACCGACACCCCCGAGCGCTTCGCGTACGCCCTGGAGGCGATCGAGGGCTCCTACGACATCGCACCGGCCGGCACGGCGTTCACCGCGTCGCCGGTCGTGCTCGGACGCATCGCCTGACCGACCGATGAGTTGGCGCGGCCCGGCCGGTCTACAGCACGTGGACGCCAGGGCACCCGCCGTACTCGTACTGGACGGCCCCGTCACCCAGGACGCGGTGAGGGGGCTGTGCGACGACGTGACGCTCCTGCTGGAGGCCGCCGGCGCACCGGTCGTCGTCTGCGACGTCCGCGCGCTCGGCCCGCCCCGGCTCGGGACCGTCGACCTGCTCGCGCGGCTGGAACTGGCCGCGCGGCGGGCCGGCGGCCGGATACGGCTGCGCCGGCCCGACCGCGGCCTACTCGCCCTGCTCGACCTCGCCGGACTGCGCTTCGAGGTGGAGGGGCAGACCGAACAGCGGGAACAGCCGCTTGGTGTCCAGGAAGAAGTGGAACCCGGTCAGGCGCCCGTCTGAGATCTCCAGCACCTGGATCGACCACGGCGACAGACCGCCCGTCTGCGGGTCCGGCTTGTAGTGGGCGAAGCCCGGCAGGCCGTTCACCTCCACCGGCAGCAGACGCGAGCCCTCGCACTCGTGGCCGATCGACGTCATGAAGCCCGCGATGTCCGCCTGGCCGGTCAGCCACATCTCGAACGGCGGCATCGTCATGATGGCGTCCTCGTGCAGCAACGCCGTCAGCGCCGTCATGTCGTACCCCTCGAACGCCGCCACATAGCGCTCCAGCAGCTTCCGCTGCTCCTCGTCCAGGGGGTCGGAGACGGCCGCCCGCGCACCCTTCTCGTCCCGCTCCGAGAGCGTCGCCCGGGCCCGCTGCAGGGCGCTGTTGACCGATGCGACCGAGGTGCCCAGCAGCTCCGCGACCTCGCTCGCCCGCCAGGCCAGCACCTCACGCAGGATCAGCACCGCCCGCTGCTTGGGCGGCAGATCCTGAAGGGCGGCCATGAACGCCAGCCGCACCGACTCCTTCGCGACCGCCGCCTCCGCCGGATCCTCAAGCGACGGCAGCACCCGGGCGTCGGGCATCGGCTCCAGCCACGTGTGGTCGGGGCGCGGGGACAGGGCGTACTGCGCCAGCGGCGTGGACTCCGACAGGTCCACCGGCCGCGCCCGCTTGTTGCCCGCCGACAGCATGTCCAGGCAGACGTTCGTCGCGATCCGGTACAGCCAGGAGCGGATGCTGGAGCGGCCCTGGAAGTTCTCGTAGCCGCGCCAGGCGCGGACCAGGGTGTCCTGCACGGCGTCCTCGGCCTCGAAGGACGAGCCGAGCATCCGGTAGCAGTAGCCGGTCAGTTCGGTCCGGTGCTTCTCCAGTGCGACATCGAGTTCCGTCGTCGCCGTGCCGTTGCCCATCGTCCGCCCACCCCTGTGGCCGTTGTGTCGCGCGTCTTCGCGCCCCAGCACTTCGGAAGTTACCGCAGTGCACTGACATCGGTCCCCGAAGTGAGCGAAAGCCCTGACTTGGGCAGGGCTTTCGCTCACTTCGAAGAAAGGGGGGACGGGGGCTCAGGCCGCGGTGACCAGCTCCCGCCGCGCCGCCACCCGGGCCGCGCGCGTACCGAGCACGGTGATCGTCACGACGCCGAGGACCGCGAGCACGCCGACCGTGACCGTCCCGGCCCAGCCGCCCGCGTGGAAGGCCATCGCGCCCACCGTGCTGCCCACGCTGGAGCCGACGTAGTACGCCGACTGGTACAGCGCCGACGCCTGCGCGCGGCCGCTCGTCGCCGTCTTGCCGACCGCCGAGGACGCCACCGCGTGACCCGCGAAGAAACCGGCCGTGATCAGCACCAGGCCCAGCAGCACCGGGGGGAGGGAGTCGGCCAGGGAGAGCAGCAGGCCCGAGGCGGTCGTCCCGCCGGCCAGGTACAGCGCGCCGCGCCGGCCCAGCCGCCCGACCAGCCGGCCCGCCGCCGACGCCGAGACCGTCCCCACCAGGTACACCAGGAAGATCGAACCGACGATGCCCTGCGGCAGACCGAACGGAGCCGCCGTCAGCCGGTAGCCGATCACCGTGTACACGCCGCCGAACACCGTCATGAACAGCGCGCCGATCGCGAACAGGCGCCGCAGCAGCGGGTTCGCCAGATGACCCCGGACCGTACGCACCAGCACACCCGGGCGCAGCGAACCCGGCCGGAAGTGGCGCGGGGTGGGCAGCAGCAGCCGGAACGCCACCGCGCAGGCCACCGCCAGCACGCCGATCACACCGACCGCGATCCGCCAGCCCCACTCCTGCGCGACCCAGCCGGTGATGACCCGGCCGCTCATCCCGCCGACGCTGTTGCCCGCGACGAACAGACCGATCGCCGTGACCAGCGCCCGCGGCCTGACCTCCTCGGCCAGATACGCCGTCGCCGACGCCGGAAGCCCGGCCAGCGCCGCGCCCTGCACCGCGCGCAGCACCACCAGCGCGGGCAGCGAGGGGGCGAAGGGGACCAGCAGACCGACCGACACCGCGACCGCCAGCGAGGCCGTCATCACCGTACGGCGGCCGAAGCGCTCCGACAGGGCGCTCATCGGCAGGACGAACAGCGCCAGACCGCCGGTCGCCGCCGCCACCGTCCAGCTCGCCTCGCTCGCGGCCACCTGGAACTCGCCCGAGATCAGCGGCAGCAGCGCCTGCGTCGAGTAGAGGAGGGCGAAGGTCGCGACACCGGCGAGGAAGAGGGCGAGGCTCATCCGGCGGTAGCCGGGGCCGCCCGGAGTCATCCGGGTGTCGGGGACGTCGGAGGCGTCGGGGGAGGTGGCGGGGACAGCGGGGTCGGCGCCCATGAGGGTGGGCGCCCCGGTACTGGCAGGCATGCTTCGACGTTAGTGAGCGGCCCCTCATGCGTCCAATGCATGGAATCGCCATAATCGTTCCCATGGTGCATCAGCAGAGGTCAGCGGATCGACTGTCACGGTCCGGTGACACAGAAGACATGGCGATGTCGCTCGCTCCCCGGCTCGCGTACTTCGCCGGGGTCGCCCGCACCGAGCACGTCACCCGGGCCGCCCACGAACTCCAGGTCCCGCAGTCCACCCTCTCCCGGGCCATGGTCCGGCTGGAGGACGACCTCGGCGTCGAGCTCTTCGCCCGCCGCGGCCGCACCGTCTCCCTCACCCGCGCCGGCCGTACGTTCCTCACCTCCGTCGAACGCGCCCTCGCCGAGATCGAGCGCGCCGCCGAGGAGGTACGCGCCGACGCCGACCCCGCCGCCGGCAAGGTCGCCTTCGGCTTCCTGCACACCATGGGCGCCGAGACCGTACCCGGCCTCATCCAGGCATTCCGCGCCGACCATCCGCGGATCCGCTTCAGCCTCGTCCAGAACTACGGCGAGGCCATGCTGGAACGGCTGCGCGCCGGCGAACTGGACCTCTGTCTGACCTCACCCGTCCCCGACGCCCCCGACCTGGTCGCCCGCCGCCTCGACGAGCAGAAGCTGCGCCTGGTCGTCCCCGCCGACCACCGCCTCGCGACCCGGCGCCGCATCCGGCTGGCCGAGGCCGCCGAGGAGGCCTTCGTGACCCTCGAACCCGGCTACGGGCTGCGCCGCATCACCGACGACCTGTGCGCGGAGGCCGGCTTCCGGCCCCGGGTCGCCTTCGAGGGGGAGGAGACGGAGACCCTGCGCGGCCTGGTCGCCGCGGGCCTCGGCGTCGCCCTCCTGCCCCCGCCGGTCTGGCCCCGCCCCGGCGTCAGGGAACTCACGGTCACCGCGCCGCGCGCCGTCCGCGAGATCGGCGTCGCCTGGCTGGACGGTCACCCGGACACACCCCCGGTCGCGGCCTTCAAGAAGTTCCTGCTGTCGAGAAGGGGCAACCTGCTCGCCTGACCCTCAAGAAGGGGCAACCTGCTCGCCTGACCCCGTACGTCAACTCCCGCGCAGCGACCGCCCGAAGCCCGCCGCCAACGGCATCCGCAGCCCGATCGGCGGCGGCGCGGCCAGCGCGTCCTCCAGGGGCCGTGCCAGGGAGTGCCCGAACAGCGCGCCCCGCACGAAGTCCGCGGTGAGCGCGAGGACTTCGTCGCGGTGCTGGTGCAGCCCGTGCCCGTCGGAGTGCACCTCGAACCGGCACACGTCCCGGTTCGCCTTCTTCGCCCGCGCCGCCAGCCGGAACGACAGCTCCGGGTCGGCCCGCTCGTCGTTCGTACCGTGCACGATCAGCACCCGCCGCCCCGCCAGCTGCCTGACCGGCTCCGGCGTGGCCGCGGCATCCTCCTCAGGCAGCCAGGGGGCCACCGCCACCACGGAGTTGACGGCCTCGTGCCCGGCCGCCCGCAGCGCCGCCCGGCCCCCCATGCCGACCCCGACCAGACACACGGGCACGTCCCCGTACCGCCGTACGACCTCGTCCGCGGCCCAGGTCGCGTCCGCCGCGGGATGCGCCTCGCCGCCGTTCCACCCGCGGTACCGGTAGTGCACGACATGCGTGACCAGACCCTCTCCCCGCCCGGACCGCCCCACGGCCCGCCCGAACGCCCGCACGGAAGCCGCCGCCCACACGGCCGACGGTCTGCGCGCGGAGACCTCCTCGCCCCCGGGGAGCAGCAGCACCGCCCCGCACACCGCTGTCGGCCCCTGACCGACCGCCCTTCCCAGCCTGGCCGTTCGCATCGGCGTCGCTTGCTGTGGAGTCACAGCAGAACAGTGTCAGAAGGAACGGCGCACGCCACCCTTCCGTGCGGTCACCGTTGCGTATCGGCGGAACGGTTCGGCGGGGTGGTGGGGCGCGGGACTAGAGTGCGGAAATGACGAGCCAGACCGCACCGAACGGGAAGAACCAGACCGCACCGAACGGGACGAACCAGGCCGCGCCGAGCGGGGACGGCCAGGCGCCGGCGGGGGGCCTCAAGGCCGGGCCGGTGGCGCACGCGCCGACGGTGGAGCAGATCCGCCGGGCGCCCAAGGTGCTGCTGCACGACCATCTCGACGGGGGCCTCAGGCCCGGGACCGTCGTCGAACTCGCCCGGGAGACCGGGTACGACCAGCTGCCCGAGACCGACCCCGACAAGCTCGGCGTCTGGTTCCGGGAGGCCGCCGACTCCGGATCTCTTGAGCGGTACCTGGAGACCTTCACGCACACCGTCGGCGTCATGCAGACCCGCGACGCGCTGATCCGGGTCGCCCGCGAGTGCGCCGAGGACCTCGCCGAGGACGGGGTCGTCTACGCCGAGGTGCGGTACGCGCCCGAGCAGCACCTGGAGGGCGGGCTGAGCCTCGAAGAGGTCGTCGAGGCCGTCAACGAGGGCTTCCGGCAGGGGGAGCGGCTGGCCCGCGCGAACGGGCACCGCATCCGGGTCGGCGCCCTGCTCACCGCGATGCGGCACGCCGCCCGCGCACTGGAGATCGCCGAACTCGCCAATCGGTACCGGGACCTGGGCGTCGTCGGCTTCGACATCGCCGGCGCCGAGGCCGGCTACCCGCCCACCCGGCACCTGGACGCCTTCGAGTACCTGAAGCGGGAGAACAACCACTTCACCATCCACGCCGGGGAGGCCTTCGGGCTCCCGTCCATCTGGCAGGCGCTGCAGTGGTGCGGCGCCGACCGGCTCGGGCACGGGGTGCGCATCATCGACGACATCCAGGTCCAGGGCGACGGCTCGGTCAAGCTCGGGCGGCTCGCCTCGTACGTACGGGACAAGCGCATCCCGCTCGAGCTGTGCCCCAGTTCCAACCTCCAGACCGGGGCGGCCGCCTCGTACGCCGAGCACCCGATCGGGCTGCTGCGGCAGCTGCACTTCCGGGCCACCGTCAACACGGACAACCGTCTGATGTCGCAGACGAGCATGAGCCGGGAGTTCGAGCATCTCGTCGACGCGTTCGGTTATACGCTCGACGACCTCCAATGGTTCTCCGTCAATGCGATGAAATCAGCGTTCATTCCTTTCGATGAACGGCTGGCCATGATCAATGACGTCATCAAGCCCGGATATGCGGAATTGAAATCCGAATGGCTGTTCCAGCAGACGGCCGTGACCAGCAGTTCTCCGGAAAAGGGAGAGTGAACAGGCGTACGGCGAGCGCGCGTTGCATGAACGGGCTTCACGTGTCGTCCGCATTTCGGTGTTTGCGGCGGGAGGTCCACCGTGTTTACGGTCGAGGACCGCTCAAAGTCCCCCCGACGTCGCAATTCAAGGACGCATTCACGATGAAGCAGTCTGCTGCCAAGACCCTCGGTGTCGCCGCTCTCGGTGCCGCCTTCGCCGCCGCCGGCGCGGGCGCCGCGACCGCGGCCCCGGCGCTCCCGGACACCTCCCAGGCGCTGGACACGGTCACCCAGACCCTGCCCGCGCAGAACGTCGCGCAGGCGCTGCCGGGCGCCGGCCAGGCGCTCAGCCAGGGGCAGGGCGCCGTCGGCACCGGGCTCGCCGCCGCTCAGCCGGCCGTGCAGCAGGCGCTCTCCGACGGGCCCGCCAAGCCCGTCGCCGGGCTGCTCGGCGGCCTGCCGGTCCAGGGCCTGTCCGCGCACGGCCTGCCGGTCAACGGGGTCCCGCTCGGCTGACCGGGCCCCGCACGCATCGCGCCGTTGGGGCGCACCCCCTCGTCCCGGGGTGCGCCCCAACGGCGTTCGTGTACGGGCAGATCGCGACGTCTACCAGGCGGTGCGGGGGTTCTTCTCCGAGGGGAGCAGGATCCACAGCGCGATGTAGATGAGGAACTGCGGGCCAGGCAGCAGACAGGACAGCAGGAAGATCACGCGCATCGTCGTCACGGAGGTACCGAAGCGCCGTGCCAGCGCTGCGCACACTCCGCCGATCATGCGGCCTTCGGTGGGGCGGGCAAGGGCGGTCATCTTTTGTGGCTCCTTCGCGGACGATGCTCGGAGGCGACTCCGTGTGGCCGCCCCCGTCTGTCTTCCACAGTACGAACCCGCGAACCGTCCCGGCGTCGCTCTACGGGGCGATGCCGACCCTGGGAATCGTCGGGGTCCGTCCCTGAGACGCCTCTTCCTGGGGGCCGGGGCGGCGCAGGCCTCGCCGGCGGAGCCAGGAGCGGCCCGCCGGGACGACGGCGACGTGGGCCAGGGCCACGCCCGTGGTGTTCAGCAGCAGCGAGTCGATGTCGACGACGCGGCCGGGAACGCCGGTCTGGAGCAGGGCGATGCCCAGGGAGAGGAGGGCGCCCGCGGTGGCGGTACGGATCAGGGAGCCGAGCGGGGAGACGTTGAGCCGGCCCTGGGTCATCGGCAGCAGCACGCCGAGCGGGGCGAGGAGCGCGAGGCCCTCGCCGATCCGCCGGGCCGCCTCGGGCCAGCCCAGCGCCAGGTCGGCGCGGATGCCGGCGAGCGGGCGCAGATTGGCGGGCATCACCCAGGGCACGTCCAGGGGTCGCAGCATCAGCCAGGCGACGAACGCGAGATGCGCGACGAGGAGGACGCCCCCTGTCACCCGGATGCGGAACGCGGCGCTGCCGCCGATGGAGCCTTGACGCTGCACGCCCCCCTAGACGCGCCCGTGCGCGCCGACGGTTCCGGATCGCTCACCCGTACGGAAGAGGCGTACGGCACATCCCGCCCGGGTGCGTCGGTGTCTCAGCCCGCGGCCACGCTGCTCGAGGGGGGCCGGGCGGTGCCCGGCCTGGAGCGGACGTCGTCGGTGCACTCGTAGCGGCGGGGCGGTTCGTCGCCCGGGCCGCCGAGGATCACCGAGCCGTCGCCCTCGGCGGCCGCCGAGTCGGAGAAGGTGCAGACGATCTGGGCGAGGGCGTACGGGGTGAGGCGGTCCGGCGCGGTGCTGAGCCGCAGGGTGTCCTCGGGGTCGGTGCGCCGCGGTCCGCCCACGCCGATGCCGCCGCGGATGTACGTCGTGTAGCCCGCCGCCTTCTCGCTCGGTGACGGGTTCTCGGCGAGCTGGTCCAGCAGGCCGAGGGCGACGATCACGCGCCGCTTGGCGTCCGGGGTGCCCTCGGGGACGCGCACCGAGCGGTCGACGGTCACCAGCGAGGAGCGGCACAGCAGGAAGACCTGGACGGGCACGCCGTGCGCGGTCTGGGACGGTACGGCGGGCTCGGACAGGGAGCACGGCATCCGCGAGGGCGCCCCGCCGAAGTCGGTGGGCACCTCGGTGGCCCGGATCCCGCAGCCCGTGAGCAGGGCGGCGAGGGCCGGCAGGGCCGCCAGCGGGGCCAGCAGTCGTCGTACGCTCATCGCGCCTCCCCCTGCGCGCCGTCGGCCCCGGCGTCCTTGCCGCCGCGGCCGGTCTTCTCGCGGTCGCCGTCGCCCTCGCGGTCGCCGTCGCCCTCGCGGTCGCCGGTCTCCCGTGTCAGCTCCGAGGCGTCCAGGGGCAGCCGCAGCGTGAACACCGCACCGCCCTCAGGAGAGTTGGCCGCGGTGATCTCGCCGCCGTGGATGTGGGCGTTGGCCAGCGCGATGGACAGGCCAAGACCGCTGCCCTCGGAGCGCGGGCGGGAGGCGCTGGCCTTGTAGAAGCGGTCGAAGACGTGCGGCAGGACCTCCTCGGGGATGCCCGGGCCGTGGTCCCGCACCGCGATGACGAGCGCGTCGCCCTCTATGCGCACCGACACCCGGACCGGCGAGCCCCCGTGCT includes the following:
- a CDS encoding alpha/beta hydrolase, yielding MRTARLGRAVGQGPTAVCGAVLLLPGGEEVSARRPSAVWAAASVRAFGRAVGRSGRGEGLVTHVVHYRYRGWNGGEAHPAADATWAADEVVRRYGDVPVCLVGVGMGGRAALRAAGHEAVNSVVAVAPWLPEEDAAATPEPVRQLAGRRVLIVHGTNDERADPELSFRLAARAKKANRDVCRFEVHSDGHGLHQHRDEVLALTADFVRGALFGHSLARPLEDALAAPPPIGLRMPLAAGFGRSLRGS
- a CDS encoding MFS transporter, with protein sequence MPASTGAPTLMGADPAVPATSPDASDVPDTRMTPGGPGYRRMSLALFLAGVATFALLYSTQALLPLISGEFQVAASEASWTVAAATGGLALFVLPMSALSERFGRRTVMTASLAVAVSVGLLVPFAPSLPALVVLRAVQGAALAGLPASATAYLAEEVRPRALVTAIGLFVAGNSVGGMSGRVITGWVAQEWGWRIAVGVIGVLAVACAVAFRLLLPTPRHFRPGSLRPGVLVRTVRGHLANPLLRRLFAIGALFMTVFGGVYTVIGYRLTAAPFGLPQGIVGSIFLVYLVGTVSASAAGRLVGRLGRRGALYLAGGTTASGLLLSLADSLPPVLLGLVLITAGFFAGHAVASSAVGKTATSGRAQASALYQSAYYVGSSVGSTVGAMAFHAGGWAGTVTVGVLAVLGVVTITVLGTRAARVAARRELVTAA
- a CDS encoding STAS domain-containing protein; amino-acid sequence: MSWRGPAGLQHVDARAPAVLVLDGPVTQDAVRGLCDDVTLLLEAAGAPVVVCDVRALGPPRLGTVDLLARLELAARRAGGRIRLRRPDRGLLALLDLAGLRFEVEGQTEQREQPLGVQEEVEPGQAPV
- a CDS encoding sigma-70 family RNA polymerase sigma factor codes for the protein MGNGTATTELDVALEKHRTELTGYCYRMLGSSFEAEDAVQDTLVRAWRGYENFQGRSSIRSWLYRIATNVCLDMLSAGNKRARPVDLSESTPLAQYALSPRPDHTWLEPMPDARVLPSLEDPAEAAVAKESVRLAFMAALQDLPPKQRAVLILREVLAWRASEVAELLGTSVASVNSALQRARATLSERDEKGARAAVSDPLDEEQRKLLERYVAAFEGYDMTALTALLHEDAIMTMPPFEMWLTGQADIAGFMTSIGHECEGSRLLPVEVNGLPGFAHYKPDPQTGGLSPWSIQVLEISDGRLTGFHFFLDTKRLFPLFGLPLHLEAQSGEVEQGE
- a CDS encoding ABC transporter permease, whose translation is MKKFDKERLLLGVAGPVIALLLAIALTSVVLLASGKNPFEPYQLMLEQLPYSDIQVLIVNQASMYYIAAIAVALGFRMNLFNIGVDGQYRLAAVMTAVVGAHLALPGFLQIPVLLLVAMATGAFWAGIAGVLKITRGVSEVVATIMLNAIATSVIGYVTLADVWGVQVGNNMTTGTMAESGWVPGINLGSDVGEIYGLVFLAVLLGVAYWVVLNRTRFGFDLRATGASETAARASGVNAKRMVLTAMLISGAVAGLSGLPLLLGDTHTYSLSFPAGLGFTAIGIALLGRNNPGGIALAALLWAFLDKASPALDYAVPEPYEKEIATIMQGLIVFSVVISYAAVRQWGLRRQQRRVGAELAAAAAAPNTKKEVAAA
- a CDS encoding ABC transporter permease — its product is MTTATVAKPKASAPAKGRRRMSLPVLLLIIAGVLVLTSAVRLITGADGITSTGQMSTALRLAVPIGLAGLGGLWSERAGIVNIGLEGMMILGTWFGAWAGYQWGPWAGVALGIIGGALGALLHAIATVTFNVNHIVSGVALNILALGTTRYLSKFTFENVPQGSSKQSPPVDSLGTFDIPGLSGWLETLNEKHWFLVSDLAGLIGGLVTDLSPLTVIAVALVPVSWWVLWRTAFGLRLRSCGENPVAAESLGVNVYKYKYLAVLISGAFAGLGGAFLSIVASNVYLDGQTAGRGYIGLAAMIFGNWMPGGLALGAGLFGYTDSLNLRGGTVNVHALILLLAILLVFGAGYLLWKKKYVSAVITVGISAALFLWYLGTNEVPRQLVTATPYIVTLLVLSMSAQSLRMPKADGLPYRKGQGK
- a CDS encoding cytidine deaminase, yielding MTTPAAGFDWETLRAVARDAMSHAYAPYSGYPVGAAALVEDGRTVGGCNVENASYGLGLCAECGLVSELQRTGGGRLTHFTCVDGTGALLVPCGRCRQLLYEFGGPDLLLDTPAGIMPLSEMLPQAFGPEHLTK
- a CDS encoding thymidine phosphorylase is translated as MAMDAISVIRTKRDRGELGDDQIDWVIDAYTRGEVADEQMSALAMAILLNGMNRREIARWTAAMIASGERMDFSSLSRPTADKHSTGGVGDKITLPLAPLVAACGAAVPQLSGRGLGHTGGTLDKLESIPGWRALLSNEEMLDVLDTVGAVICAAGDGLAPADKKLYALRDVTGTVEAIPLIASSIMSKKIAEGTGSLVLDVKVGSGAFMKNLDDARELASTMVGLGTDHGVKTVALLTDMATPLGLTAGNALEVRESVEVLAGGGPADVVELTLALAREMLDAAGIKDADPAKALADGSAMDVWRRMIAAQGGDPDAALPTSKEQHVVTAASSGVLTRLDAYDIGLGAWRLGAGRARKEDPVQAGAGIEMHAKPGDTVTAGQPLLTLHTDTPERFAYALEAIEGSYDIAPAGTAFTASPVVLGRIA
- a CDS encoding LysR family transcriptional regulator yields the protein MVHQQRSADRLSRSGDTEDMAMSLAPRLAYFAGVARTEHVTRAAHELQVPQSTLSRAMVRLEDDLGVELFARRGRTVSLTRAGRTFLTSVERALAEIERAAEEVRADADPAAGKVAFGFLHTMGAETVPGLIQAFRADHPRIRFSLVQNYGEAMLERLRAGELDLCLTSPVPDAPDLVARRLDEQKLRLVVPADHRLATRRRIRLAEAAEEAFVTLEPGYGLRRITDDLCAEAGFRPRVAFEGEETETLRGLVAAGLGVALLPPPVWPRPGVRELTVTAPRAVREIGVAWLDGHPDTPPVAAFKKFLLSRRGNLLA